A single genomic interval of Spinacia oleracea cultivar Varoflay chromosome 6, BTI_SOV_V1, whole genome shotgun sequence harbors:
- the LOC110796188 gene encoding mediator of RNA polymerase II transcription subunit 10b, which produces MDSAQNAAAGNNGVVNAQGNNNNSTNNEGATSDDAKQNLSDVTNSIEKTLGLLHQLYLTVSSFNVASQLPLLQRINSLVTELDNMMKLSGKCNIQVPMEILNLIDDGKNPDDFTKDVLNSCIAKNQITKGKTDAFKSLRKHMLEELDEAFPSEVDAYRDIRASSAAEMKRLAQAQSALPNGDVKVKGEL; this is translated from the exons ATGGATTCCGCACAGAACGCGGCAGCAGGAAACAATGGCGTGGTAAATGCACAAGGAAACAATAACAACAGTACCAACAACGAAGGAGCAACCTCGGATGATGCGAAGCAAAACCTAAGTGACGTCACCAACTCCATTGAAAAAACTTTGGGTCTTCTTCATCAGCTTTATCTCACTGTTTCTTCCTTCAATGTTGCCTCCCAGCTTCCTCTCCTTCAACGCAT AAATTCTCTGGTGACGGAGCTCGATAATATGATGAAATTGTCTGGAAAGTGCAATATTCAGGTTCCCATGGAGATTCTCAA TTTAATTGATGATGGGAAGAATCCAGATGATTTCACCAAGGATGTTCTTAATAGCTGTATTGCTAAAAATCAGATCACCAAAGGCAAAACTGATGCTTTTAAG AGTTTGCGCAAACATATGCTTGAGGAGCTTGATGAAGCTTTTCCCTCTGAAGTGGATGCGTACAGAGATATACGTGCCTCATCTGCCGCT GAGATGAAAAGGTTGGCCCAAGCCCAGAGTGCACTGCCTAATGGAGATGTGAAGGTCAAGGGTGAGCTATAG
- the LOC110796176 gene encoding homeobox-leucine zipper protein ATHB-12-like, producing the protein MDIDPVASEQTNKNCNKRRFSDEQIKSLELMFNSESRPGSKTKQRIANQLGLHPRQVSVWFQNRRARSKSKQTERDYSILKAHYDSLASKFEVLKKENQTLIIEVQRLRGLKERPKDSTSDSAPATCSSNGESFSLSSPEKLIAKPEDYYTQDEILCNDKFEEFKSFEQETNNQENFYMIESADDSLASSRNYSSVEPTYLMEHNCIPNWWELWV; encoded by the exons ATGGATATTGATCCTGTAGCATCGGAGCAAACAAATAAGAACTGCAACAAGAGAAGATTTAGTGACGAGCAAATTAAATCCTTGGAATTGATGTTCAATTCAGAATCAAGACCAGGGTCGAAAACAAAGCAGCGGATTGCTAACCAGCTCGGACTTCATCCTCGACAGGTTTCTGTATGGTTTCAGAACAGGAGAGCTCGAAGCAAGTCAAAACAGACAGAGCGTGATTACAGCATCTTGAAAGCTCATTATGACAGTCTTGCCTCTAAGTTTGAGGTTCTTAAAAAAGAGAATCAGACCTTGATAATTGAG GTGCAGCGATTAAGGGGTTTAAAAGAAAGACCTAAAGACAGCACAAGTGACTCAGCTCCAGCTACATGCAGCAGTAACGGAGAATCTTTTTCTTTAAGCTCACCAGAGAAGCTCATAGCTAAGCCAGAAGATTATTACACTCAGGATGAGATTTTGTGCAATGATAAATTTGAAGAATTTAAGAGTTTTGAGCAGGAGACAaacaaccaagaaaacttctacaTGATAGAATCAGCAGATGACTCATTAGCATCATCTAGAAACTACAGCAGTGTAGAACCAACCTATCTTATGGAACATAATTGTATCCCAAACTGGTGGGAATTATGGGTCTGA